In Photobacterium sp. TLY01, the following proteins share a genomic window:
- a CDS encoding ParA family protein, whose protein sequence is MKTIAIFNNKGGVGKTTFCANLATHFAMKHHKRVLVLDLDPQANITHYMLGDELASEVIAPYYDRGLEKPHQTIVDAFDNYEVGESTINTDVTPMFCERFQASIIAGNPFLASYEDILSKKWNELSDPDSVSGMRISNWINTILETHKENYDYVFIDLSPSLGAINRTALLASDFFISPMSCDIFSLVAIKNIKQWFEKWVPYYNSKYENFKSEKSHIWDIIKSDLKPKVSIDSGFLGYTLQSYISRKHADGTVRTTQSYQRIIDNFEPEIDENLSIFKKPEINSHAELNLGEIPHMFGILALSQFVGAPIATLNSADGMAGSQYTQAKNYIKAFDVISDRVMHNLGDVINVA, encoded by the coding sequence ATGAAGACCATTGCAATATTTAACAACAAAGGTGGTGTAGGTAAAACCACTTTTTGTGCAAATTTGGCGACACACTTTGCCATGAAACATCACAAAAGAGTCTTGGTATTAGATTTAGATCCACAAGCCAATATAACCCATTATATGTTGGGGGATGAATTGGCCAGTGAGGTAATAGCTCCATATTATGATCGTGGTCTTGAAAAGCCACACCAAACTATAGTTGATGCATTTGATAATTATGAAGTTGGTGAAAGTACGATTAACACCGATGTTACTCCAATGTTTTGTGAAAGATTCCAAGCTTCTATCATTGCAGGGAATCCATTTTTAGCGTCGTATGAAGATATTCTTAGTAAAAAATGGAATGAACTTTCTGACCCTGATAGTGTAAGCGGGATGAGGATATCAAATTGGATAAATACAATTTTAGAAACACACAAAGAAAATTACGATTACGTATTTATAGACTTAAGCCCTAGCCTAGGTGCAATTAATAGAACTGCCTTGCTCGCTTCAGACTTTTTTATCTCACCTATGAGTTGCGATATATTCAGCTTGGTAGCAATAAAAAATATAAAACAATGGTTTGAAAAATGGGTGCCTTACTATAATTCTAAATATGAGAATTTTAAGAGTGAAAAATCTCATATTTGGGATATAATTAAGTCAGATCTAAAGCCGAAAGTAAGTATCGATAGTGGGTTTTTAGGATACACTCTTCAATCTTATATATCTCGTAAACATGCGGATGGTACAGTCAGAACAACTCAATCATACCAACGAATTATAGACAATTTCGAGCCTGAAATTGATGAGAATTTAAGCATATTTAAAAAGCCAGAAATTAATTCTCATGCTGAATTAAATCTGGGGGAAATTCCTCATATGTTTGGGATATTAGCTTTGTCACAATTTGTTGGAGCCCCTATTGCAACATTGAATTCAGCTGATGGAATGGCAGGGTCACAATATACTCAAGCAAAGAACTACATTAAAGCGTTCGATGTGATTTCTGATCGTGTAATGCATAACCTTGGGGATGTTATCAATGTGGCCTGA
- a CDS encoding cysteine hydrolase family protein — translation MKKALLVIDVQRLCFEPEPQPFEADAVVARINQLITWAREKALPVIFVQHEEPDTEIAYQSDGWQLHRDLITSEGDVFVRKTTPDSFHNTVLKATLDRLETEQLVVCGYATDFCVDTTTRRAAVLGYEIALVSDAHTTHDKPYATGALIRQHHTFVLSAAESFPVKIQAVTTAELLAS, via the coding sequence ATGAAAAAAGCCCTTCTGGTTATTGATGTACAGCGTCTCTGCTTTGAACCGGAGCCGCAGCCATTTGAAGCAGATGCCGTGGTTGCACGAATTAATCAGCTCATCACATGGGCGAGAGAGAAAGCTTTGCCTGTGATTTTTGTTCAGCATGAAGAGCCTGACACTGAGATTGCCTATCAGAGTGATGGCTGGCAGCTCCATCGAGATCTCATCACTTCAGAGGGGGATGTTTTTGTGCGTAAAACAACGCCGGATTCTTTCCATAACACTGTGCTGAAAGCCACGCTGGATCGTCTTGAGACTGAACAGCTTGTCGTCTGCGGCTATGCGACAGATTTTTGTGTCGATACCACGACACGGCGTGCGGCTGTACTGGGTTATGAAATTGCACTGGTTTCTGATGCGCATACCACCCATGATAAACCGTATGCAACCGGAGCGTTAATCCGCCAGCATCATACCTTTGTGCTGTCGGCAGCAGAGAGTTTCCCGGTCAAGATTCAGGCCGTTACCACTGCTGAGCTGCTAGCAAGCTGA
- the malT gene encoding HTH-type transcriptional regulator MalT → MWIPSKLTRPGRLHNAIMRPRLLDLLHQAPSYRLVLFRSPAGYGKTTMASQWLNEHPHTGWINLDDSDNDTFRFANYLLQALNKATKDACLKTRAMAERRQFACLSTLFSELFAELQDYPHQTYLVLDDYHVITNEDIHDGMRFFLKNMPDELTLVVTSRSLPPLGTANLRVRDLLIEVDHEWLAFDEEETARFFSKRVANEIETSALSSLRAQVEGWPSALQLIALHAQQKPNHLAESALSLANFNRSHLWDYLAEEVFDLLDEDTKAFLLQCSVLDMFNAELVIDLTGRSDALVKLEYLNRYGLFITPLEGADNWYRFHHLFAEFLRHKRHSHIPEQREELHNKAAKAWLNQSSPQQALYHVRKSNNQALMVTILSDHGWSMFHHGELKLLEECIANLDRNMLFSSPRLILLRLWLVQSQHRYNEVGDLIAESEAEMQSNHISFNDALQGELNALRAQVAINQSKPEEALLLSEQALGQLPANTYRSRIVATSVVGEVHHCLGNLSRALPMMQQTEKMARQYHVYHQALWALLQQSEILLAQGAVQPAYELLEQGFKLVREQQLQQVPLHEFLLRLKAQILWCWNRLDEAEEAALKSLDVLAPYDDTKSLQAYSMLARIAITRGEQDKAARYLQRCNELMETADYHIDWRANADVANLLYWQRTKELGSVRRWLSQAEQPEGACNHFQQQQWRNLAMAHLMLDQTDQAQDILSMLLDSCDKHQLVTDRNRNLILQAVISKKAGDRQAALTHLAEALRLTNSTGMVGNFLIAAEEIQDLLQALIDEKLLNELSQHRARQLLREMSSKERHRLVHFDEAFVEKLLNLPDLPELIRTSPLTQREWQVLGLIYTGYSNEQIASELDVAATTIKTHIRNLYQKLNIANRNEAIETAQELLSLMGYQAS, encoded by the coding sequence ATGTGGATACCTTCAAAGCTTACCCGTCCCGGACGGTTACACAATGCGATCATGCGTCCCAGATTGCTGGACCTGCTGCATCAGGCGCCCTCATACCGTCTGGTGCTTTTCCGATCTCCGGCGGGTTACGGCAAAACCACCATGGCTTCTCAATGGCTGAATGAGCATCCGCATACAGGCTGGATTAACCTTGATGACAGCGATAATGACACTTTTCGTTTTGCCAATTACCTGCTCCAGGCTCTCAATAAGGCGACAAAGGATGCCTGTCTCAAGACGCGGGCGATGGCAGAACGCCGCCAATTCGCCTGTCTGAGTACCCTGTTCAGCGAGCTCTTTGCTGAGCTTCAGGATTATCCGCATCAGACCTATCTGGTCCTGGATGATTATCATGTCATCACCAACGAAGACATCCATGACGGTATGCGTTTCTTCCTGAAAAACATGCCGGATGAACTCACCCTGGTGGTCACCAGCCGCAGTCTGCCGCCCTTGGGCACAGCCAACCTGAGAGTCAGAGATCTGTTGATCGAAGTCGACCATGAATGGTTAGCCTTTGATGAAGAAGAGACCGCGCGCTTTTTCAGTAAACGTGTTGCCAATGAGATCGAAACCAGTGCACTCAGCAGCCTTCGTGCCCAGGTTGAAGGCTGGCCTTCGGCCTTGCAGCTCATTGCGTTGCATGCACAGCAAAAACCGAACCACCTGGCTGAATCGGCGTTATCTCTGGCCAACTTTAACCGCAGCCACCTTTGGGACTATCTGGCCGAAGAGGTCTTCGACCTGCTTGATGAAGACACCAAAGCCTTCCTGCTGCAATGCTCTGTTCTGGATATGTTTAACGCTGAACTGGTGATTGATTTGACCGGGCGCAGCGATGCACTGGTGAAGCTGGAGTATCTGAACCGCTACGGGCTTTTCATCACCCCGCTGGAAGGCGCCGATAACTGGTACCGGTTCCATCACTTATTTGCGGAGTTTCTGCGCCACAAACGCCATTCGCATATTCCTGAACAGCGCGAAGAGTTGCATAACAAAGCAGCGAAAGCCTGGCTGAATCAAAGCAGTCCGCAGCAAGCGCTTTATCACGTACGAAAAAGCAATAATCAGGCGTTAATGGTCACGATTCTGAGCGATCACGGCTGGAGTATGTTTCACCACGGTGAGCTCAAACTGCTGGAAGAATGTATCGCCAATTTGGATCGCAACATGCTCTTTAGCAGCCCGCGCCTGATCCTGCTCCGACTCTGGCTGGTGCAAAGTCAGCACAGGTATAACGAAGTGGGTGATCTGATTGCAGAGTCTGAAGCTGAAATGCAAAGCAATCACATCAGTTTCAACGACGCGCTGCAGGGCGAACTGAATGCGTTACGGGCGCAGGTGGCAATTAATCAAAGCAAACCGGAAGAAGCCTTACTGCTCTCTGAACAGGCACTGGGACAATTACCGGCCAACACCTATCGCAGCCGCATTGTTGCCACTTCAGTGGTGGGCGAAGTCCATCACTGCCTCGGCAATCTCAGTCGTGCACTGCCGATGATGCAGCAGACAGAAAAAATGGCTCGTCAGTATCATGTTTATCATCAGGCGCTTTGGGCCTTGCTGCAGCAAAGTGAAATCCTGCTGGCTCAGGGCGCCGTACAGCCTGCTTATGAGCTGTTAGAGCAAGGATTTAAACTCGTCCGGGAGCAGCAATTACAGCAAGTCCCGCTGCATGAGTTTCTGCTGCGCCTGAAGGCGCAGATCCTCTGGTGCTGGAACCGGCTTGATGAAGCGGAAGAAGCGGCATTAAAAAGCCTGGATGTTCTGGCCCCTTACGATGATACAAAGTCTCTTCAGGCCTACTCTATGCTGGCCCGGATTGCTATCACACGCGGGGAACAGGACAAAGCCGCGCGCTATCTGCAACGCTGTAACGAGCTGATGGAAACCGCCGATTATCATATCGACTGGCGTGCGAATGCCGATGTCGCCAATTTACTCTACTGGCAGCGAACCAAAGAGCTGGGGAGTGTCCGTCGCTGGTTATCACAAGCCGAGCAGCCCGAGGGCGCCTGCAACCATTTCCAGCAGCAGCAATGGCGTAATCTGGCCATGGCGCACCTGATGCTGGATCAGACTGACCAGGCACAGGATATTCTCAGCATGCTACTGGACAGTTGCGACAAGCATCAGCTGGTCACCGACAGAAACCGCAACCTGATCCTTCAGGCCGTCATCAGCAAAAAGGCAGGTGATCGACAAGCCGCGTTAACCCATCTTGCCGAAGCACTGCGGCTGACCAACAGCACAGGGATGGTCGGTAACTTCCTGATTGCTGCGGAAGAGATTCAAGACTTACTGCAAGCCTTGATCGATGAGAAATTATTGAACGAATTGTCGCAGCACCGGGCGCGTCAGCTCTTGCGTGAAATGAGCAGTAAAGAGCGCCATCGACTGGTTCATTTTGATGAAGCCTTTGTCGAAAAGTTGCTCAATTTACCGGATTTACCTGAACTGATCCGAACCAGTCCGCTGACACAAAGGGAATGGCAGGTACTGGGATTAATTTATACCGGCTACAGCAACGAACAGATCGCGTCTGAACTGGATGTCGCTGCCACCACGATAAAAACCCACATCCGAAATTTGTATCAAAAGCTCAACATCGCGAACCGGAACGAAGCGATTGAAACCGCTCAGGAACTGCTTAGCCTGATGGGTTACCAGGCCTCTTGA
- a CDS encoding IS3 family transposase (programmed frameshift) — protein sequence MKKSRYTETQIVKILKEVEAGRKVNEVCREYGISDATYYNWKSKYGGMEASDVKRLKELEDENRRLKQMFADLSLEHRIVKDILGKKAVKPAVKRELVEYVRQQFRVSLRMACRAVGISDSVYRYQPDPHRDDEVIAKLQEAVERYPAYGFGKLFKVLRRWGYPWNHKRVYRVYCSLKLNMRRKGKKRLPKREPVPLARPDGVNCCWSIDFMSDALACGRRFRTFNVVDDFNREVLAIEVDLNLPAPRVIRVLERITAWRGMPGKLRMDNGPEFISTALAEWAEENRVELEFIRPGKPTENSYIERFNRTYRTELLDMYVFKTLSEVRELTEQWMKEYNDERPHDALDDLTPWEYLARYESRKNSNLGCH from the exons ATGAAAAAATCACGCTACACAGAAACACAGATCGTGAAGATCCTGAAGGAAGTGGAGGCTGGCCGTAAGGTCAACGAAGTCTGTCGTGAATACGGTATCTCTGACGCTACCTATTACAACTGGAAATCGAAATATGGTGGTATGGAAGCGTCCGATGTGAAGCGGCTGAAAGAGCTTGAAGATGAAAATCGCCGACTCAAGCAGATGTTCGCTGACCTCAGCCTTGAGCATCGTATTGTGAAAGATATTCTGG GAAAAAAAGCTGTAAAGCCAGCGGTTAAACGCGAACTCGTGGAGTATGTTCGTCAGCAATTTCGGGTCAGTCTCAGAATGGCCTGCCGCGCAGTTGGCATCAGTGATTCTGTCTATCGATATCAACCAGACCCTCATCGAGATGATGAGGTCATCGCCAAGTTGCAAGAAGCCGTAGAGCGATATCCTGCTTATGGTTTTGGCAAGTTATTTAAAGTTCTCAGACGCTGGGGATATCCATGGAACCACAAGCGCGTTTACCGTGTTTACTGCTCACTCAAGCTCAATATGAGGCGCAAAGGAAAAAAGCGGTTACCGAAACGGGAGCCAGTCCCGCTGGCACGTCCTGACGGGGTGAACTGCTGTTGGTCGATTGATTTTATGAGTGACGCTCTGGCTTGCGGCAGACGTTTTCGTACGTTTAATGTTGTCGATGATTTTAACCGCGAAGTGTTAGCCATCGAAGTGGACTTAAATTTACCAGCCCCAAGAGTCATCCGGGTTTTGGAGCGTATCACAGCGTGGCGCGGGATGCCCGGCAAACTCAGGATGGATAATGGTCCAGAATTTATCTCCACAGCGTTAGCCGAATGGGCCGAAGAAAATCGAGTTGAACTTGAATTTATTCGACCAGGAAAACCCACTGAGAACTCATATATTGAGCGCTTTAATCGAACCTATCGCACAGAACTTCTCGATATGTACGTTTTTAAAACGCTGAGTGAAGTTCGAGAGTTAACCGAACAATGGATGAAGGAATATAACGATGAACGCCCTCATGATGCCCTGGATGATCTGACCCCGTGGGAATACTTAGCAAGGTACGAAAGCAGGAAAAACTCTAATTTAGGCTGCCATTAA
- a CDS encoding glycogen/starch/alpha-glucan phosphorylase, producing MMQTQTKMPTFDQAAFQASVEQHLLVTYAQTPATATSRHWYLAMSRALAEISTGNLIETEQQLSAQACRSVNYLSLEFLIGRLTGNNLISLGLYEQVSGAMAALGQNLTDLLEEERDPALGNGGLGRLAACFMDSLAAQEFPAVGYGLHYEYGLFKQSFDHGRQMEAPDAWRGQEGYPWEVLRPELNQKVGLYGHVEVYSDETGAERRRWVPGMQVDGIAWDLPIIGYQNNSVYPLRLWECRAPAPFDLALFNDGDYIGAQQAAIQAGNVTKVLYPNDNHEQGKTLRLMQQYFHCACSVADILRRHLAAGHAIEDLAKLETIQLNDTHPTIAIPELMRILLDEHFMSWDDAWSVCNSVFAYTNHTLLPEALETWSESLIANLLPRHLEIIFEINHRFMAQVEAKWPGNDEVKRKLSVIQEGSERMVRMANLCVIGGYAVNGVAALHSELVKRDLFPEFDALYPGKLQNVTNGVTPRRWLKFCNPALSSLIDEKIGTDWPAHLEQLSSLADFADDAEFQQAFMAVKKANKQRLADWVADNMGIELNTDAIFDVQIKRLHEYKRQHLNLVHILSLYHRLLNDPKFDMQPRVFIFAAKAAPGYALAKDIIFAINKVADKVNNDPRLGGKLKVVFIPDYRVSLAEIIIPAADVSEQISTAGKEASGTGNMKLALNGALTIGTMDGANVEIREEVGDDNIFIFGLLVDEVMELVQKGYQPTRYYESDSLLKASLDLLLGETFTPGEPDALAGIRHNLLEGGDPYLVLADFADYVAAQERIDHAYRDKAGWARKAILNTALVGKFSSDRSIRDYVENIWQLKAVKR from the coding sequence ATGATGCAAACGCAAACCAAAATGCCTACCTTTGATCAGGCGGCTTTTCAGGCTTCGGTTGAGCAACATCTTCTGGTGACTTATGCCCAGACACCAGCGACAGCGACATCGCGCCACTGGTATCTGGCCATGAGCCGTGCACTGGCCGAGATCAGCACAGGCAATCTCATTGAGACCGAGCAGCAATTGTCTGCCCAAGCTTGCCGCAGCGTAAATTATCTCTCACTGGAATTTTTGATTGGCCGCCTGACCGGGAACAATCTGATCAGCCTGGGTTTGTACGAGCAGGTGTCCGGCGCTATGGCAGCCCTGGGTCAGAACCTGACCGATTTACTGGAAGAAGAGCGCGATCCTGCGCTTGGTAATGGCGGACTGGGCCGGTTGGCGGCATGTTTTATGGACTCACTGGCCGCACAGGAGTTTCCGGCTGTAGGTTATGGCCTGCACTATGAGTACGGTCTGTTCAAACAATCTTTTGATCATGGCCGCCAGATGGAAGCTCCGGACGCGTGGCGTGGCCAGGAAGGCTATCCCTGGGAAGTGCTACGCCCTGAGTTGAACCAGAAGGTCGGCTTATATGGTCATGTGGAAGTGTACAGCGACGAGACTGGCGCTGAACGTCGCCGCTGGGTGCCTGGCATGCAAGTCGACGGGATCGCCTGGGATCTGCCGATTATCGGTTATCAGAATAACAGTGTGTATCCTCTGCGTTTATGGGAATGTCGTGCGCCGGCACCGTTTGATCTGGCGCTGTTTAACGACGGTGATTACATCGGGGCGCAGCAGGCGGCGATTCAGGCCGGTAATGTCACCAAAGTACTGTACCCGAATGACAATCATGAGCAGGGGAAAACCTTGCGTCTGATGCAGCAGTACTTCCACTGCGCGTGTTCAGTGGCTGATATTCTGCGTCGCCATCTGGCGGCAGGTCATGCGATTGAAGATCTGGCCAAACTGGAAACCATTCAGCTGAACGACACTCACCCGACGATCGCGATTCCTGAACTGATGCGCATTCTGCTCGATGAGCACTTCATGAGCTGGGATGATGCCTGGTCTGTCTGTAACTCAGTCTTTGCCTACACCAACCACACCTTGCTTCCGGAAGCGCTGGAGACCTGGAGCGAATCTCTGATCGCAAATCTGTTACCGCGTCACTTAGAGATCATCTTTGAGATCAACCACAGGTTTATGGCTCAGGTCGAAGCAAAATGGCCGGGCAATGATGAGGTGAAACGCAAACTGTCTGTGATTCAGGAAGGCAGCGAGCGCATGGTGCGCATGGCAAACCTGTGCGTGATTGGCGGCTATGCGGTGAATGGTGTGGCAGCACTGCACTCGGAGCTGGTCAAGCGCGATCTGTTCCCTGAGTTTGACGCACTGTATCCGGGTAAACTTCAGAACGTCACGAACGGTGTCACCCCACGACGCTGGCTGAAGTTCTGTAACCCAGCGTTGAGCTCACTCATTGATGAAAAAATTGGTACAGACTGGCCGGCTCATCTGGAACAACTGTCGTCACTGGCTGACTTTGCCGATGACGCCGAGTTCCAGCAAGCTTTCATGGCCGTGAAAAAGGCCAACAAACAACGTCTGGCTGACTGGGTGGCCGACAACATGGGCATTGAACTGAACACCGACGCCATCTTTGATGTGCAGATCAAGCGCCTTCATGAGTATAAACGTCAGCACCTGAACCTGGTGCATATTTTGTCGCTCTATCACCGTCTGCTCAATGATCCGAAATTTGATATGCAGCCGCGTGTGTTCATTTTCGCAGCCAAAGCCGCGCCGGGTTATGCGCTGGCCAAAGACATCATTTTTGCCATCAATAAAGTGGCAGACAAAGTGAACAATGATCCTCGTCTGGGTGGCAAGCTGAAAGTGGTCTTTATCCCTGACTATCGTGTCAGCCTGGCGGAGATCATTATCCCGGCGGCGGATGTGTCTGAACAAATTTCGACAGCCGGTAAGGAAGCCTCCGGTACCGGAAATATGAAACTGGCCCTGAATGGTGCGCTGACTATCGGCACCATGGATGGTGCTAATGTTGAGATCCGGGAAGAAGTCGGTGATGACAACATCTTTATCTTCGGCTTGCTGGTGGACGAGGTGATGGAACTAGTACAGAAAGGCTATCAGCCAACCCGTTACTATGAGTCTGACAGCTTGCTGAAAGCCTCACTGGATCTGTTGCTGGGTGAGACCTTTACACCGGGTGAGCCGGACGCACTGGCGGGCATTCGCCACAACCTGCTCGAAGGGGGCGATCCGTATCTGGTGCTGGCTGATTTTGCGGATTATGTGGCGGCTCAGGAACGCATTGACCATGCTTACCGGGATAAAGCCGGTTGGGCGCGAAAAGCCATACTCAATACCGCGCTGGTCGGCAAGTTCAGTTCAGACCGCAGTATTCGCGACTATGTAGAGAATATTTGGCAATTAAAAGCGGTGAAACGCTGA
- the malQ gene encoding 4-alpha-glucanotransferase, with translation MRTEKVVKEIARQAGLADSYISAWGEETPVSTETLDRLLAALGYDTSSDQALESSAARLQPREVLAPVKVIRRGEPVHIELTLGRSARISDFSWRLETEQGDVMEGWLQSQLVADDREQGNGMTFALPELALGYHKLEIFRKRRQSPYEMTLIVTPTACYKQPALEKGKKLWGASVQLYSVRTGHNWGIGDFGDLKHLVSDIASRGGDFVGLNPIHSLFPANPEGASPYSPSSRRWLNIIYIDVCSVPEFAQCDEALQLVGSDAFQQRLVAARDSNWVNYSEVASLKMLVLPMLFHTFQQRHLASLSARGRQFLDFVETGGESLMHQAAFDALHAELKANNDQIWGWPVFPEQYRHFDNAAVKHFIAAHPEQVQLYMYLQWLADTQLAEAQQLAEEKGMVMGLYRDLAVGVCDSGAETWADQDALCQGVSVGAPPDILGPLGQNWGLPPFNPQALRKTAYQPFIELLRANMRHCGALRIDHVLGLLRLWWIPKGESAKQGAYMYYPVDDLMAILALESHRHQCTVIGEDLGTVPDEIVDKLASAGIHSYKVFFFETAEDGGYYSPSHYTAQSMSALCTHDMPTLRGFWHCDDLKLGRELGLYPDEQQLQGLFDSRAESKQRILDSVNWHGFLPQNVGRDAQYVPMDRTLAEALQLHLAAGSSALLSLQLEDWLEMDKPVNIPGTVDEYPNWRRKLAVNLEDLFNRQDIMDLTKRLTDVRRQAAEKQE, from the coding sequence ATGAGAACAGAAAAGGTTGTGAAAGAGATTGCCAGACAAGCCGGGCTGGCAGACAGCTACATCAGTGCCTGGGGTGAAGAAACACCGGTCAGTACCGAGACACTGGATCGGTTACTGGCTGCGCTGGGCTACGATACCAGTAGTGATCAGGCGCTCGAATCCTCAGCGGCCAGATTGCAGCCAAGAGAAGTGCTGGCACCGGTGAAAGTGATCCGCCGTGGAGAGCCTGTTCATATTGAGCTGACCCTGGGCCGCAGTGCCCGGATCAGCGACTTCAGCTGGCGGCTCGAAACCGAGCAGGGCGACGTCATGGAAGGCTGGCTGCAGTCGCAGCTGGTGGCTGATGACCGTGAGCAGGGCAACGGGATGACGTTCGCGCTGCCTGAACTGGCGCTGGGCTACCACAAGCTTGAGATTTTTCGTAAACGCCGTCAGTCACCGTATGAGATGACACTGATTGTCACCCCAACGGCTTGTTATAAGCAGCCAGCGCTGGAGAAGGGCAAAAAACTCTGGGGTGCCAGCGTCCAGCTTTACTCAGTGCGGACCGGTCATAACTGGGGGATCGGCGATTTTGGCGATCTCAAGCATCTGGTGTCTGATATTGCATCCCGTGGCGGCGATTTTGTTGGCCTGAACCCGATCCATTCTTTGTTTCCGGCCAATCCCGAAGGGGCAAGTCCGTACAGCCCGTCTTCCCGCCGCTGGCTCAATATTATCTATATTGATGTGTGCTCGGTCCCGGAATTCGCTCAGTGTGATGAGGCGTTGCAGTTAGTGGGCAGTGATGCATTCCAGCAGCGTCTGGTGGCGGCCCGTGACAGCAACTGGGTCAATTACAGTGAAGTGGCAAGTCTGAAAATGCTTGTGTTGCCCATGCTGTTTCACACCTTTCAGCAGCGCCATCTGGCGTCGCTGAGCGCCCGTGGCCGACAGTTTCTGGATTTCGTCGAAACCGGCGGGGAGAGCCTGATGCATCAGGCGGCGTTTGATGCACTCCATGCCGAGCTGAAAGCGAACAATGATCAAATCTGGGGCTGGCCGGTTTTCCCTGAGCAATATCGCCATTTTGATAATGCTGCTGTGAAACACTTCATTGCCGCACATCCTGAGCAGGTTCAGCTGTATATGTATCTGCAATGGCTGGCCGATACCCAGCTGGCAGAAGCGCAGCAGCTTGCCGAAGAAAAAGGCATGGTGATGGGGCTTTACCGGGATCTGGCTGTCGGCGTTTGTGATTCCGGCGCAGAAACCTGGGCTGATCAAGATGCGCTGTGTCAGGGGGTCAGTGTCGGTGCGCCACCGGATATTCTCGGCCCGCTGGGGCAGAACTGGGGATTGCCACCGTTTAACCCGCAGGCCTTGCGTAAAACGGCCTATCAGCCGTTCATTGAACTGCTGCGTGCCAATATGCGCCACTGCGGTGCGTTACGGATCGATCATGTGCTGGGTCTGCTTCGCTTGTGGTGGATTCCAAAAGGTGAATCGGCCAAGCAAGGCGCGTATATGTACTATCCGGTCGATGATCTGATGGCGATTCTTGCGCTGGAAAGTCATCGTCACCAATGTACTGTGATTGGTGAAGATCTGGGCACAGTGCCGGATGAAATCGTCGATAAACTGGCGAGCGCCGGGATCCACTCTTACAAGGTCTTTTTCTTCGAAACTGCGGAAGACGGCGGCTATTATTCTCCGTCTCACTATACCGCGCAGTCGATGTCGGCCCTGTGTACCCACGATATGCCGACACTCAGAGGCTTCTGGCATTGCGACGATCTCAAGTTGGGCCGTGAGCTGGGGTTGTACCCGGATGAACAGCAACTGCAGGGATTGTTCGACAGCCGTGCCGAAAGCAAACAGCGCATTCTGGACAGCGTCAACTGGCATGGCTTCCTGCCGCAAAATGTCGGCCGTGACGCGCAGTATGTCCCGATGGATCGCACCCTTGCCGAAGCGCTGCAGTTACATCTTGCGGCCGGTTCCAGTGCATTGCTGAGCCTGCAGCTGGAAGACTGGCTGGAAATGGATAAGCCGGTCAATATTCCGGGCACAGTGGATGAATATCCGAACTGGCGACGTAAGCTGGCGGTGAATCTTGAAGATCTGTTTAACCGTCAGGACATCATGGATCTGACGAAACGACTGACGGATGTACGCCGCCAGGCGGCTGAGAAGCAGGAGTAA
- a CDS encoding RNA methyltransferase, translating to MTTQSTVIIGLYNPKSPTNVGAVMRAAGCYDATQVRYNGNRYNRAAKFHTDTHNSHERIDLVEMDDLTAGLADGVEIVCVELVVGATALPRFTHPENAVYVFGPEDSSLPQEVVDKADHVVYVPTNGCMNLAATVNVVLYDRLAKTLGAIDDHQQVVANRDNKNKLAVKGCV from the coding sequence ATGACAACACAGTCAACGGTCATTATTGGACTGTACAACCCCAAAAGCCCGACGAATGTGGGCGCAGTGATGCGTGCCGCAGGCTGCTATGACGCAACCCAAGTGCGTTATAACGGTAACCGCTATAACCGCGCGGCAAAATTTCACACCGATACCCATAACAGCCATGAGCGCATTGATTTGGTCGAGATGGACGATCTCACCGCCGGGCTAGCGGACGGCGTAGAAATCGTTTGTGTTGAATTGGTGGTGGGCGCGACGGCACTGCCTCGCTTTACCCATCCTGAAAACGCTGTGTATGTGTTTGGCCCGGAGGACAGTTCACTGCCACAAGAGGTTGTCGATAAAGCCGATCATGTTGTGTATGTCCCCACCAATGGCTGCATGAATCTGGCAGCGACCGTCAATGTGGTCTTGTATGACAGATTAGCCAAAACACTGGGTGCGATTGATGACCATCAGCAAGTGGTCGCGAACCGGGACAACAAAAACAAGCTAGCCGTCAAAGGCTGCGTTTGA